The following DNA comes from Mucilaginibacter jinjuensis.
ATGCCAATGTAGCTTAAGTGATAATAGTTTTTGTCAGTTCTATTATTTCTGCATTTTTGCGCCTATGATCACTAAGGAACTGATAGCCGAAAGCTATCGCCAGATACAGGATGAAATTTGCGCAGGTTTAGAAGCCCTTGACGGTGTTGCCAAATTTGAAGAAGAACTTTGGGAACGTGAAGGCGGTGGTGGTGGCCGTACCCGTGTACTACAAAACGGAAACATCCTCGAAAAAGGTGGTGTTAACTTTTCTGCTGTACATGGCGAATTACCTGATGCTGTTAAAAAAGCTTTTAATGCTGATAGCGATGATTTTTTTGCAACTGGTGTATCTATCGTAATGCATCCCAACCACCCGATGGTACCCATCATCCACATGAATATCCGCTACTTCGAGATGCCTGCCAAAGCAGGAGAGGAGCCAATCCGTTGGTTTGGTGGTGGTATTGATGTTACCCCGCATTATGTGTTTGAGGATGACGCCAAATTCTTCCACAATCATTTGAAATCGGTTTGTGATCAGTTTAATGCCGAATTCTACACCAAATTTAAAACCTGGGCAGATGACTATTTTTACATCAAACATCGCGAAGAAACCCGTGGCATAGGCGGTATATTTTATGATCGTTTAAAAGCTGATGATAACCTGAGCTGGGAAACCATATTCGAGTTTTCTAAAGCGATAGGCCGTTCATTTGTACCCATCTATACAGAACTGGTTAACCGTAACCGCAACAAAACCTATACTGAAGCCGAGCAGGAATGGCAATACTTACGCCGCAGCCGTTATGCCGAATTTAACCTGGTGTATGATGCCGGTACCAAATTCGGACTGGAAACCAATGGTCGTATCGAGTCGATATTAATGAGCTTACCGCCTACGGCCAAATGGTTCTACAACTTTAAACCAGAAGCCGGTAGCAATGAAGAGCGCACTTTATCGTTACTAAAAAAGGGGATTGATTGGGTGTAATGCCAATCACCCATAAGAACGTCATTGCGAGGAACGAAGCAATCCCCGACCTACAGAGCCGCTCTGTACAGTTCGCGATTGCTTCGTTCCTCGCAATGACGGTAAAGTTTAAACCATCATGAAAAAACTTTTCTTCATCATCCCAGCCATACTTATCCTCTCTGCCTTTCAACAACCTAAATCCCTAAAAGGTACCTGGCAGTTTGTAGGCGGTATTTATAATGGCAAGATAGATAGCGGCACCAACGAGTATAAGCTACAACGCAAGTACGATGCCACTCATTTTGATGCCTTTATCATCGAGCCCAAAGAGAAACCTATAAAATACCAGGGCGGCGATTATACCTTGCTGGGTGATACGTGCTTAGAGACAGAAACATTCAGCACGCAGCCATCAAACCTTACCGGTAAAACCATCCATTACCATATTAAACTTAATCATGATACTTTGACTTTTAGTGGTAAATTGCCATCGGGTATGCAGGTGGAAGAATATTGGAGAAAAGTAAAGTAATAGGCCTCAAATACATAACGAGAGCCCAATGCCATACGCAGTGTTGGTAACTTAATGTGGTTTTTATGTTAAATTTCTTATCTTCGCAGGTCGCTATAAAAACATCTTAAAACCAGTTACAAGCGTAACATTTTTCTACTGAATAAATAAAAAATGGCTGAAGATACAGGAAACGAAAATCCACACAAAGAAGACAGAATAATTCCGATAAATATTGATGAAGAGATGCGCTCGGCGTACATTGATTATTCAATGTCTGTTATCGTATCACGTGCACTTCCCGATGTGCGCGACGGTTTAAAGCCGGTTCACCGCCGTGTACTTTACGGTATGCTTGATCTGGGTTTAAATGCCAATAAACAACATAAAAAATCTGCACGTATTGTAGGTGAGGTACTTGGTAAGTACCACCCGCATGGTGATACTTCGGTATATGATGCGATGGTGCGTATGGCGCAGGACTGGAGCTTACGTTACCCGTTTGTTAACGGACAAGGTAACTACGGTTCTATCGATGGTGACCAACCGGCGGCAATGCGTTATACAGAGGCAAAACTTGAGCGCATTGCTGAAGAGATGCTGGCCGACATCAACAAAGATACTATCGACTATCAGTTGAACTTTGATGACTCGCTGGAAGAGCCAACTGTACTGCCTGCAAAAATCCCTAACTTACTGGTAAACGGTGCCTCTGGTATCGCGGTAGGTATGGCTACTAACATGGCCCCGCACAACCTTACCGAGGTTGTTACCGCAACTATAGCTTATATCGACAACCGCGATGCGGAAGTTGGCGAACTGATGCAACACATCAAAGGCCCCGATTTCCCTACAGGTGGTATTATTTATGGTGTAGAAGGAGCGAGGGAGGCTTTCGAAACCGGTCGTGGTAGGATTGTGATCCGTGCCCGTGCCGAGATTGAAACTTACAATGGCGAACGTGAACGTATCATTGTCAGCGAAATACCTTACCAGGTAAATAAAGCGATGATGATTGAGCGTACCGCCGAGTTGGTTAACGAAAAGAAGATCGAAGGTATCTCTGCCATCCGTGATGAATCAAACCGCGAAGGTATCCGTATCGTTTATGAAATTAAGCGTGAGGCTAACTCTTCAATCGTTTTAAATAACTTATACAAATACACATCATTACAAACCTCTTTCAGTGTAAATAACATTGCGCTGGTAAAAGGCCGCCCAATGATGCTGAACCTTAAAGACCTGATCCACCACTTTGTGGAGCATCGTCACGAGGTGGTTATCCGTCGTACTAAATACGATTTGGCGGAAGCCGAAAAACGCGCACACATTTTAGAAGGTTTATTGATCGCCTTAGATCATTTGGATGAAGTGATTCAGTTGATCCGTAGCTCAAATACGCCTGAAGAAGCCCGCGAAGGTTTAATGAGCCGTTTTGGTTTAAGCGACATACAGGCACGTGCTATTCTGGATATGACCCTCAGAAGGTTAACCGGACTGGAGCGTGATAAAATTAAAGATGAGTATGCAGCCTTAATGGAAACCATTGCTTACTTAAAAACTATCCTTGCCGATGAAGGCCTGCGTATGCAGATCATCAAAGATGAGCTGATCGAGATCCGTGAGAAATATGGCGATGAGCGTAAAACCGAAATAGTACACTCAGCAGCAGAAATGCAAACTGAAGACTTTATTGAGGATGAAGACGTGGTTATCACCATCTCGCACGAAGGTTATATTAAACGTACTGCATTAACCGAATACCGTCGCCAGGCACGTGGTGGTAAAGGTGCTATAGGAAGTAACAGCCGCGATGAAGATTTCATTGAGCACTTACTGATTGCATCGAACCACAACTACATGCTGTTCTTTACCGAAGCAGGCCGTTGTTTCTGGTTACGCGTATTTGAAATTCCGGAAGGCACACGTACTTCAAAAGGCCGTGCCATCCAGAACATCATCAATATTCCTAAAGAAGAGAAGATCAAAGCATACATTAAGCTGATCAACCTGAAAGATAAAGAATATCTGGAGAATAACTTTATCATTATGTGTACCACTAAAGGTACCATCAAAAAAACATCTCTGGATGCTTATTCTCGTCCGCGTTCAAACGGTATCAACGCTATTAACATTAACGATGGTGATACTTTACTGGCTGCGACATTAACTACAGGTACCAGCGAAATTGTAATGGCCATCAGTTCGGGCAGGGCGATCCGCTTTAACGAATCGACTGTTAGACCGATGGGCCGTACTGCAACCGGTGTACGTGGTATTACGCTGGAAGATGATAAGGATGAGGTTGTTGGTATGATCGCCATTAATGATCCGGGTACTTCGGTATTGGTGGTATCAGAAAAAGGTTACGGTAAACGTACTGACATTGATGACTACCGCGTTACTAACCGTGGCGGTAAAGGTGTTAAAACTATCAGTGTAACTGAAAAAACAGGCAAACTTGTTGCCATAAAAGATGTTACTGATCAGGATGATTTAATGATCATCAATAAATCGGGTATCATCATCCGTATTGCGGTGAGCGAAATGCGTGTAATGGGTCGTGCAACACAAGGGGTGAGGTTAATTACCCTTAAAAACAACGACGAGATTGCATCGGTAGCTAAAATTGAGCACAGCGAAGAAGAGGAATTAGAAGAGGCTTTAGTTGTAGAAGAAGGTACCGAAGGTACAAAACTACCAACAGAAGCTGATACTATGGGTGTTGCGACTGACACAATTGAAGATGCCGATGAAATAACAGACGAGCCCGATACAGAAGAAGATCAGGACGAAACTGAAGAAGAATAACAAATAACTATGCTGGGGCGTAAAATAATTTTATCGCTTTTTATCTTATTGTTTACTACACCGTTCGCGTTTAGCCAAACGGAGGCGCTGAAAGGTGTAGTAAACAACCTGGCTTTTTACAGGCAACAGAAAGATCTTAAGTATCTTACCAATGCCCGCAAGCAGGTTGATAGTTTGATAAAAACTAAAAAAGATTCATCAAACGTGCCCAAAAGCGTTTTCAGGGCAGTGGTTTACAGTAGTATATTGTATACCGATTCGCTGAATAAATTAGGGGTTCCCGCTAATACTTTGGATCAGATCAGTGCGCTGGTAGATCATCTTTCGGGCAGCGGTCAGATCTTTAAATACCAGGTGGAGATGGATTTCTCTAAACGCTGTCTTGGTAATGTGTATATCCGCAAAGGCGCTGCTGCTTTACAGGATAAAAAATATGAAACCGCACTGGGTAATTTCCAAAAGGCCCAACACTTTGTTCCCCGTTACCGCCGCATTAATGGCTACATCGCCTATACTAACAATCTGTTGGGTAAATATGTTGATGCGGCCCGATCTTATACCTTATTATTAAATACAGACACGGTACAAAGTGAAGATATAGTTGCAGCTGCCAATGTTTATAAATCCCTGGGCGATACTACAAAAGCATTACAGGTACTTCAAAAAGGCCGCAAATTATTACCTGAAGATGATGCCTTACTTTATGATGAAGCAAACATTTACACAAATCGTAAAGATTATAAATCATTAGCACCCTTACTGCCACAATTATTGAGCAAAAATCCTAAAAATGCTCAGTTGGCTTTTATGGCAGCAAATTGTTACGATCATTTAAACGATGGCGATAGGGCAGAGTCATTATATTTACAGGCCATTGAATTAAGAAGCAGGTATTATGATGCTGTTTTTAATTTAGGTTTATTGTACTTTAAAGAATATACCAATAAAGATGGCGACCAGCAGAAAAATATTGGGCGTGCAATTCAGTGGTTTGAAAAAGCAAATACTATATTGCCGAACAATTTGCAATGTTTACAATTATTGCAATGGGCCTATCTGAAAACCAGGAACGAAGACCAATTAAATAGGATTAACGATAAATTAAAACAACTAACAAATTAATAAGTATGAAAATCAGGATTTTAATGACCGGCTTGCTTGGCCTTGTTGCGACAACAACATTTGCGCAAAAAGGGGAGTTAAATAACGCACAAAGCGAGTACGATAAATATGAAACCTCAAGAGGTAACAAATTAACTGCCGCTATTGCTGCTACAAGCATTGCTAATGCTAAAACCTCGATCGATAAAGCAGCTCTTAACGAGAAAACTTCGGTAATGCCGCAAACCTTTGCATTAAAAGGTGCTATTTACTCGTCGTTAGCAGTCCAGGATTCAGTTCCGGCTACATCAGCTCCATTATTTGCAACTGCAGAAGAGGCTATTAAAAAAGCTAAAGAATTAGACACCAAAGGCGAAAATAAAAAACTGATCGATCACGCTAATGTTAACCTGGCACAATACCAGTTAACCCAGGGTGTTAGAGAGTATCAGAACAAGGATTTCAAAAACGCTTACAAAGCATTTGATTACTATCGTTCTGTATTGCCTGAAGATACAAACGCAATTTACTACACAGGTTTAGCAGCAGCTAACGCCAATATGTACCCGGAAGCTATTACCAATTATAACAAATTGTTAACTACTAACTATTCTGGTAAACAACACATTTATACAGATTTATCTTCAATTTATTTATTAAATAAAGACACTACAGGTGCTTTAAAAACTGTAAGCGAAGCTGTTACTAAATATCCAACTAACGCAGATTTTCGCAAACGTGAGGTAGAAATTTACCTGCAAACAGGCAGACAAAAAGAAGTGATCGACAAAATCAACGCAGCTATTGCTAATGATCCTAAAAACAAATCATTGTACTACTATGCTGGTTTAACTTACTCACAAGCAGCAGAATCTGCAGGCAAAGATTTAACTAAAGCCAAAGATGCTGCAAGCAAAGCAACAGCGCAAAAAGCAAAAGAAGAAAATTTTGCTAAAGCAGCAGATATGTACAAAAAAGCATTAGAAATTGATCCGAACTATTTCGAAGCTAACCTTAACCTGGGTTATGTATTGCTTAACCCGGCTATTGATATGTATAATGCTGCTAATAAATTACCTGCAAATCAGCAAAAAGCTTACGATGCTGCTGTAGCTAAAGCAGGCGCACAATTTGATACAGCTAAGCCATACCTGCAAAAAGCGGTAGAGCTTAACCCAAAATCTTATGATGCATTAAACAACCTTAAAACTTATTACTTAGGTAAAAAGGATACAGCACATGCAACTGAGATTCAAAAGCAGATCGACGCATTAAAATAATATTTAAAGGCTTCTCGAAAGAGAGGCCTTTTTAACACAATACTTACTTAACATAATGTTAATTATAGGACTTAAAATAAGTGACTAAATAATTGTAATATATTGTATTCACTGTACTTATTATTAGTTTTACAGTATACCATGTAGATACTTAATTTATGTTAATTACAAAATCTAATCTTATTAGGCTCCTTGTTTTTTCTATTTTTCTAAATGTGTTTGTTATCACATTTTATATATACAGGCATAAAGAAAATAATAAAATCAGCACTATTGCATATCAACATACCGGGTATTTATACCATCGGGATATGCTATATAAAACATTAGGCGTAACTTCAAACAATGTAGTTTTTATCGGCGACAGTGAATTTTTTTTCTTTGATGCTGCTGAGCTTTTTAAAAATGCCGATATTCTAAATCGTGGTATATTGGGTGATAACACCATCGGTGTTTATCATAGAATTGATGATGTTTTACTAGGCCATCCGAAAAAAATTTTTATAGAAATTGGTACTAATGATATGCGGTATCAGCCCAATGATACATGTTTAGCTTACATGCACAAAATTTTGAAACGTGCTAATTCAATTTCTCCAGAAACAAAAATATATATTAATTCACTTTTGCCGCGTTCTGCCGATTATAAAGGTCTTATTGAAGATTATAATAAAAAGCTTTTTAATCTATGCGGCAGCTCTCATATAACTTATATAGATCTTTATTCAAAATTTGTTCGTGCTGGTATGCTCAACCCACAATTTAACGGTGGCGATACTTTACATTTAAATGCACGGGGGAATATACTATTGGCTCAAATTATAAAGCCTTATTTAGCTTCTAATTAAATTCATTATTATATCACTGCTGCTTTAGGTTTATTTAAACCATATTGCTAACTTTGTTAGTAAATGAAACGTTCGGGTTCTGCAGATTTACCTTTACATTATGGTTATGTACCACAGTGGCTTGCCGTACGTATGGCGAAACTTGGCCTCGCTGTTGCAGAAACCATTGTAATGGATTTTGGTACCGATGAATTTATTCGCCGTTTGAGCGATCCGTTTTGGTTTCAAAGTTTGGGTGCTGTTATGGGAATGGATTGGCATTCGTCCGGAATTACTACATCGGTTATGGGCGCTTTGAAAAGATCAATAAATCCGCATGCTAAAGAACTTGGAATTTATATAACCGGCGGCAAAGGAAAATATTCGCGCGAAACGCCGAATGAGCTGCTTAAAATTGGTAATCAAACCGGTTTAAATGGTACAGAGCTGGTTAAATGCAGCAAGCTGGCTGCCAAGGTTGATAATACAGCTATACAGGACGGCTACCAATTGTATACCCACAATTTTATTGTAAGTAAAAGCGGGCAATGGACTGTTGTACAGCAAGGTATGAGTGCGACAAATAAGACCGCTCGCCGTTATCACTGGCATTCTGAAGGTTTAAAATCTTTTGTAAACGATCCGCATACATTTATTTACGGGCAAAATGCCGGTATGATTTTAAACATGGCTGATAAAGCGGCTGATCCGTCGCGCAATGCCATTATGCAGATGGCTGATGAACATCCGAATGATATGCTGGCCGAAATAAACAAACTGATGATGCCGAACCATCATGATGTACGCGCCGAAGATGTTGATTTGAAACGTTTAGGTGCGGTACTATGGCTGGCGCATGAAAAACGGCCTAAAGATTTTGAAGAATTATTATTACTCGAAGGTTTAGGCCCACGAACATTACAATCACTGGCTTTGGTTAGCGAAGTTATTTACGGAACGCCGGCAAGATTTAAAGACCCGGCAAGGTTTTCGTTTGCACATGGTGGAAAGGATGGTCACCCCTTCCCTGTCCCCATTAAGGTTTATGATGAAACTTTAAAAACTTTGCAGACTGCAATATATAAAGCAAAAATCGGTCAATCTGAAAAAAAGGATGCTATTCGCAGTTTAACGGCAATAGCGCAACGAGCCGAACAGGATTTTACCCCTAATGCCAATTTTGACCAGGTAATACAGCAGGAACGTGAAAATTCGTGGCGACATGGCGGCCGTACAGTTATGGGTAAAGCAAAACCGCCTGTAGAGCAGCAGTTACGTCTATTTTAACGAAGCGCTGATTGCTTTTGCAGAATCTAAATGCATTTTTAAAATCGGTGTGGTTTTGTTCGAAAAATCAACCAGTTTTTTATCGGTGTTCTCGGCAACTTCATTAAATAGCTGAATCACTTTATCGTGGTCACTTACCATCATCTGCATATAAGCTTTATCGAAAGCTGGTCCGTTTTGTTTCATTAAATCACCCAGCATAGCCTGGTGTTGCTGCGAAATCGTATCAGTGAGGCTCACATATTTTTCTACAGCTATCTTTTTAAGTTCTTGTCCCGCTTTTACATGATCATTAAGCATCATTTTGGCGAAATCGAGCACGCGTGGATTTTTAGAATTATTCTCGGCCAATGAAGCGGCTTTAATTTCAGTAACGCCAGCCTCATTGGCAGCCACAATAAATTTTGCACCCTGGTCATCAACCAATGTACTTTGGTTAAAGTTTTTTGCTTTTCTATTATTACAAGCTTGTCCGGCAATCAACAAAATCATTGCTGATACGTACATCAAGTTTTTAGTCATGTTATAAAATAATGGTTGCTATACCTGTAACATACACAGGCATTAATTGGTTTACAATTATATGACATTTAGCCATTAATAAGAAAAGCCGGATGAAATATTACTCATCCGGCTTTTCAAGTTATTATTAATAGGGTTATGCCAGGTTTCTACCGGCATTTACAATGCCGTAAACCGTGCGGATCACTAGCTTATTATAAACCTTAATCAGCTCTTCATCAGTAGTATTATTCAAACATTCTAAAGCATAGTGCTGAACAATCACTAACGGAAGCACAATTTTTTCCCGGATGGCAATTGATCTTCCTTCCGTTGGATAAGCTTCCATTAATACCTGTGTATCAGTTAGTTCAAGGAGTAATCTCTTAGTTTGCTCAAACTCGTTATATAGCATTTGCCAGAACTCGCCAAATTTAGGATCGTTCTTTAAGTGCGCAGTAACCCTGAAATCTGATTTCGACATCGACATCATACAATTATCGATCATCGTTTTAAAGAAGCCAGATTTGTGGTAAAGCTCTACAACTTCGTCCCAATGCCCCTCTCCTTTTATTTTGTTCAGTGCAGCACCAACACCATAAAAGCCAGGGATATTTTGTTTTAGCTGGCTCCAGGCCGTTACAAAGCTGATAGCACGCAAATCTTCCAATTTTAAAGGCGCATCACCATTACGTTTAGTTGGGCGGCTGCTGATGTTTGCACCAGAAAGCAATTTAAGCGGGCTCAGTTTCTCCAGGTATTCGGTAAATAACGTATGTTTACGCAGGCCCATAAACAAACTATAACTTTCATCAGCCATTATCGAGATTAGCTCTTTATGGCGATCATCCAGCAAATCTTTTTGTGTTTGATGCAATGCAGAAGCAATACCTGCATTAAATAATTGCTCGATATTGAACCTTGCCGTATCAACAGAACCGTATTGCGAACTCACAGTTTGGCCTTGTATAGTT
Coding sequences within:
- the hemF gene encoding oxygen-dependent coproporphyrinogen oxidase; this translates as MITKELIAESYRQIQDEICAGLEALDGVAKFEEELWEREGGGGGRTRVLQNGNILEKGGVNFSAVHGELPDAVKKAFNADSDDFFATGVSIVMHPNHPMVPIIHMNIRYFEMPAKAGEEPIRWFGGGIDVTPHYVFEDDAKFFHNHLKSVCDQFNAEFYTKFKTWADDYFYIKHREETRGIGGIFYDRLKADDNLSWETIFEFSKAIGRSFVPIYTELVNRNRNKTYTEAEQEWQYLRRSRYAEFNLVYDAGTKFGLETNGRIESILMSLPPTAKWFYNFKPEAGSNEERTLSLLKKGIDWV
- the gyrA gene encoding DNA gyrase subunit A, which gives rise to MAEDTGNENPHKEDRIIPINIDEEMRSAYIDYSMSVIVSRALPDVRDGLKPVHRRVLYGMLDLGLNANKQHKKSARIVGEVLGKYHPHGDTSVYDAMVRMAQDWSLRYPFVNGQGNYGSIDGDQPAAMRYTEAKLERIAEEMLADINKDTIDYQLNFDDSLEEPTVLPAKIPNLLVNGASGIAVGMATNMAPHNLTEVVTATIAYIDNRDAEVGELMQHIKGPDFPTGGIIYGVEGAREAFETGRGRIVIRARAEIETYNGERERIIVSEIPYQVNKAMMIERTAELVNEKKIEGISAIRDESNREGIRIVYEIKREANSSIVLNNLYKYTSLQTSFSVNNIALVKGRPMMLNLKDLIHHFVEHRHEVVIRRTKYDLAEAEKRAHILEGLLIALDHLDEVIQLIRSSNTPEEAREGLMSRFGLSDIQARAILDMTLRRLTGLERDKIKDEYAALMETIAYLKTILADEGLRMQIIKDELIEIREKYGDERKTEIVHSAAEMQTEDFIEDEDVVITISHEGYIKRTALTEYRRQARGGKGAIGSNSRDEDFIEHLLIASNHNYMLFFTEAGRCFWLRVFEIPEGTRTSKGRAIQNIINIPKEEKIKAYIKLINLKDKEYLENNFIIMCTTKGTIKKTSLDAYSRPRSNGINAININDGDTLLAATLTTGTSEIVMAISSGRAIRFNESTVRPMGRTATGVRGITLEDDKDEVVGMIAINDPGTSVLVVSEKGYGKRTDIDDYRVTNRGGKGVKTISVTEKTGKLVAIKDVTDQDDLMIINKSGIIIRIAVSEMRVMGRATQGVRLITLKNNDEIASVAKIEHSEEEELEEALVVEEGTEGTKLPTEADTMGVATDTIEDADEITDEPDTEEDQDETEEE
- a CDS encoding tetratricopeptide repeat protein; the protein is MLGRKIILSLFILLFTTPFAFSQTEALKGVVNNLAFYRQQKDLKYLTNARKQVDSLIKTKKDSSNVPKSVFRAVVYSSILYTDSLNKLGVPANTLDQISALVDHLSGSGQIFKYQVEMDFSKRCLGNVYIRKGAAALQDKKYETALGNFQKAQHFVPRYRRINGYIAYTNNLLGKYVDAARSYTLLLNTDTVQSEDIVAAANVYKSLGDTTKALQVLQKGRKLLPEDDALLYDEANIYTNRKDYKSLAPLLPQLLSKNPKNAQLAFMAANCYDHLNDGDRAESLYLQAIELRSRYYDAVFNLGLLYFKEYTNKDGDQQKNIGRAIQWFEKANTILPNNLQCLQLLQWAYLKTRNEDQLNRINDKLKQLTN
- a CDS encoding tetratricopeptide repeat protein encodes the protein MKIRILMTGLLGLVATTTFAQKGELNNAQSEYDKYETSRGNKLTAAIAATSIANAKTSIDKAALNEKTSVMPQTFALKGAIYSSLAVQDSVPATSAPLFATAEEAIKKAKELDTKGENKKLIDHANVNLAQYQLTQGVREYQNKDFKNAYKAFDYYRSVLPEDTNAIYYTGLAAANANMYPEAITNYNKLLTTNYSGKQHIYTDLSSIYLLNKDTTGALKTVSEAVTKYPTNADFRKREVEIYLQTGRQKEVIDKINAAIANDPKNKSLYYYAGLTYSQAAESAGKDLTKAKDAASKATAQKAKEENFAKAADMYKKALEIDPNYFEANLNLGYVLLNPAIDMYNAANKLPANQQKAYDAAVAKAGAQFDTAKPYLQKAVELNPKSYDALNNLKTYYLGKKDTAHATEIQKQIDALK
- a CDS encoding GDSL-type esterase/lipase family protein, producing MLYKTLGVTSNNVVFIGDSEFFFFDAAELFKNADILNRGILGDNTIGVYHRIDDVLLGHPKKIFIEIGTNDMRYQPNDTCLAYMHKILKRANSISPETKIYINSLLPRSADYKGLIEDYNKKLFNLCGSSHITYIDLYSKFVRAGMLNPQFNGGDTLHLNARGNILLAQIIKPYLASN
- a CDS encoding DUF763 domain-containing protein encodes the protein MKRSGSADLPLHYGYVPQWLAVRMAKLGLAVAETIVMDFGTDEFIRRLSDPFWFQSLGAVMGMDWHSSGITTSVMGALKRSINPHAKELGIYITGGKGKYSRETPNELLKIGNQTGLNGTELVKCSKLAAKVDNTAIQDGYQLYTHNFIVSKSGQWTVVQQGMSATNKTARRYHWHSEGLKSFVNDPHTFIYGQNAGMILNMADKAADPSRNAIMQMADEHPNDMLAEINKLMMPNHHDVRAEDVDLKRLGAVLWLAHEKRPKDFEELLLLEGLGPRTLQSLALVSEVIYGTPARFKDPARFSFAHGGKDGHPFPVPIKVYDETLKTLQTAIYKAKIGQSEKKDAIRSLTAIAQRAEQDFTPNANFDQVIQQERENSWRHGGRTVMGKAKPPVEQQLRLF
- a CDS encoding DUF4142 domain-containing protein, translated to MTKNLMYVSAMILLIAGQACNNRKAKNFNQSTLVDDQGAKFIVAANEAGVTEIKAASLAENNSKNPRVLDFAKMMLNDHVKAGQELKKIAVEKYVSLTDTISQQHQAMLGDLMKQNGPAFDKAYMQMMVSDHDKVIQLFNEVAENTDKKLVDFSNKTTPILKMHLDSAKAISASLK